In Nostoc sp. GT001, a genomic segment contains:
- the hpsC gene encoding hormogonium polysaccharide secretion pseudopilin HpsC, translating into MNILRWLLSTQLKPSDKQNKNSGFTLIELLVAMLIAFLVITPLLSFMISILNTDGQEQAKANSEQEIKAALDYITRDLQQAIYIYDATGIACLSGTVDASTNNTCPNASTTGNQLPNGTDKVPVLVFWKRELVNQAITITGTQKDDTFVYSLVAYYLIKDTSTTWSNAARIARWEIKDGVPNTAATVTCSGFTATDKYLPCPDKGFKPFDLSQKGITLQAKMNSWAGGGAYDQVPVVLVDFIDQTTIAQGAPAVTCSTNFSQVPVAATSVRTGFYACINSVSTDNRSAAEVYLRGNAQARLIQNDETKVRYAQSKSSYFPSANIKVQGSSFFLQNSFYL; encoded by the coding sequence ATGAATATATTGAGGTGGCTGTTAAGTACTCAGCTAAAACCCTCTGATAAGCAAAATAAAAATAGTGGTTTTACCCTGATTGAATTATTAGTGGCTATGCTCATTGCATTTTTAGTAATTACGCCGTTACTAAGTTTTATGATCAGTATTTTAAACACTGATGGTCAGGAACAAGCCAAAGCGAACTCTGAACAAGAAATTAAAGCTGCACTAGATTATATTACTCGCGATCTCCAACAAGCAATATATATATATGATGCTACTGGAATTGCTTGTCTAAGCGGTACTGTTGATGCTAGTACCAATAACACTTGCCCAAATGCAAGTACAACTGGGAATCAACTACCTAACGGAACAGATAAAGTTCCTGTGCTTGTTTTTTGGAAACGAGAATTAGTTAATCAAGCAATTACAATTACAGGCACTCAAAAAGATGATACTTTTGTTTACTCATTAGTTGCCTACTATTTAATTAAAGACACTAGCACTACTTGGTCTAACGCTGCACGCATCGCTAGATGGGAAATTAAAGATGGCGTTCCAAATACTGCTGCTACAGTGACTTGCTCTGGATTTACTGCAACCGACAAATATCTCCCATGTCCAGATAAAGGTTTTAAACCATTTGACTTGTCACAAAAGGGCATAACGTTACAAGCAAAAATGAATAGTTGGGCAGGAGGNGGGGCTTACGATCAAGTTCCCGTGGTGTTGGTTGATTTTATAGATCAAACAACAATAGCACAGGGAGCACCAGCAGTAACATGCTCTACTAACTTTAGTCAAGTTCCAGTAGCAGCAACTAGTGTTAGAACAGGATTCTATGCTTGTATAAATTCAGTTAGCACAGATAATAGAAGTGCTGCGGAAGTTTATTTGAGAGGTAATGCACAAGCTCGCCTAATACAAAATGATGAAACTAAAGTACGTTACGCCCAGAGTAAATCTAGTTATTTTCCAAGTGCAAACATTAAGGTTCAAGGAAGCAGCTTCTTTTTACAAAATAGCTTCTATCTTTGA
- the hpsA gene encoding hormogonium polysaccharide biosynthesis protein HpsA has protein sequence MSRKRQLFKVIQKTFRQISKQLLSAINRQIIWLLRTISGTQRRRGSVNSGFVLPTVAMVVLVVVLLTTAILFRSFERSKNASNVRVNEATMQAATPALDRAKAKISALFADPTLPRSVPSNLTLYNTLVNKLSVYTFGDETPITLAYNLNGSTSTPMIEAASSMALENQENIQTAWKFPADTDNNGKFDSFILYGIYFRTPPQTGTTQTRNRSPLDARTPPMLPAKAGGACDVAGDTSASLVGSSGWYKLPTGELKKSFFVYAVTVPISDIAQATSLDTTKYEKYRGNKGFSALEMQQDRSQVSITNNAVVYEDDLDITPGPRFRLNGRIFTNSNLFTGETSEDITFYQVSSRYSCYYERENGKIVVGGNIATSGPISTTNLGGTRIDLFRENNAPDTTKSLADTNKTTSNNSNDIAYNTQAYAQRIDLLVKAQLNNAATTDPQEIKTNITNRTLNDPSLDATKVRKEELENWFRKRTRRVPFREVPYGTSGIEKSAGVDYTTADAATFMKGSVNTLRPMDAWIYPTDANTTLTLNTAQLPTRDPDVVDNTPVIETQLGDRIVLGNNLPELIWDSTKGDFVGENDPQAISPAVKWTGSTTKDRTRSTRVRQLSDLGVTGRDGFWEISAASPRTNILDVVGGLRVITGAGVYRPTGSGLPTRPTPPDDPSTPVSVVNESAGTVVWPDSMPMLVPDPTDPLDASKQKRGDLVMRATVVYHYNFDSYNPLAATPDDYQTPMACVSSYYNPTNQATATTNTYNASDLTTVAASNNGIVYAAPATTAAGITRGQAVDGNGFFAAVTNDDDVTNTSVTLLDRLKHQANLVFPNGRLVNPLLRQALAKATTSKLTLSEQSAIDSTICAIKIADGTLTRSTTYVPDGAIKETAFLDARQIKAIDKGAALTGKYNLEVEQRQPLEIRATTIDLSLLRTQAIGVAADKEYLLPNSGIIYASRDDAQKDRSDSTSDNVSASDYKLDPERRPNAIMLINGSNLSRLTDYRPEEKGLILATELPAYVKGNFNLHAKQEFLGGDLLDPSASNYDTKFYTRTATNRDPNFACRPNDSRLPNCTTGETWRPASVIADAVTLLSSNFREGFRNEGDYDLRNNHQVSDADTVLNRLKAGFWNNNFVTSSNFFTSSNDDTYYKGTPTATDSVNFNSSYLNNFVTPIQRRGSFPEYVMEMCFKIPVSECTETDWYIGYDGDRSIKSHNLPANAQLTKLLAGTTAQSANVDFRRFARRVAFKRDINGKLLTSGGAVITSANISQTGYTPVALGITTVGGVKVVAQFNDGSLPEPANNALWFATTKDINTTKPPGFSGSDIIYKNNIRLFYRYPQVPASLLSTFRDFPGSTTTFTRDGSFQPLLEPVLQLQVTTTDPDDTEKTYTAIASSSSFVKNTRWLSQASETTFNLVIASGDTPARVNSISGGSTPTTYEINGGLHNFVRFLENWNGINANINGSFIQFKRSIYASAPFQVLVRPGSTTVAATSSTPSALSSTANIDSIFFRTLFSTRPGYTSDSTFTTNGAGEAPYYMPPNRNWGFDVALLAQNPDLFAQRFVTPATDPPNEYFREVGRDDLWVKTLLCSVQTQAADGFDTADTSYFGSGFKFALPATERPTNCQLQPS, from the coding sequence ATGTCTCGAAAACGTCAGCTATTCAAGGTAATTCAAAAAACCTTCAGACAAATTAGCAAGCAGCTTTTATCTGCAATTAATAGGCAAATTATTTGGCTTTTGCGAACTATCTCTGGTACTCAAAGAAGACGCGGTTCGGTTAACTCTGGCTTTGTGTTGCCAACAGTAGCGATGGTAGTTTTGGTAGTCGTACTGTTAACAACTGCAATTTTATTTAGGTCTTTTGAGCGTTCTAAAAATGCTAGTAACGTCCGCGTAAATGAAGCGACAATGCAAGCCGCTACCCCTGCGCTAGACAGGGCTAAAGCCAAAATAAGTGCACTGTTTGCCGACCCGACTTTACCACGTTCTGTACCATCAAATCTAACCCTATACAATACCTTAGTTAATAAACTTTCTGTCTATACATTTGGTGATGAAACTCCTATAACCCTGGCTTATAACCTTAATGGAAGTACTTCAACTCCGATGATTGAAGCAGCTAGTAGTATGGCTTTAGAAAATCAAGAAAACATACAAACAGCCTGGAAATTTCCTGCCGATACAGATAATAACGGTAAATTTGATAGCTTTATTCTCTATGGTATCTACTTCCGTACTCCNCCCCAAACTGGTACAACCCAAACCAGAAATAGAAGCCCACTAGATGCTAGAACCCCTCCTATGCTACCAGCTAAGGCAGGTGGAGCTTGTGACGTAGCTGGTGATACTAGTGCTAGCTTAGTAGGTAGTTCGGGTTGGTATAAGCTACCAACTGGCGAATTGAAAAAAAGCTTTTTCGTTTATGCAGTAACGGTTCCCATTAGTGATATTGCTCAAGCTACTTCTCTTGATACAACTAAATATGAGAAGTATCGAGGTAATAAGGGCTTTTCTGCATTAGAAATGCAACAAGATCGTAGTCAAGTTTCTATTACTAATAATGCTGTTGTCTATGAGGATGACTTAGATATTACACCAGGACCTAGATTCCGTCTCAATGGACGTATTTTTACTAACAGTAACTTATTTACTGGTGAAACTAGTGAAGATATAACCTTCTATCAGGTCAGTAGTAGGTATTCATGTTATTACGAACGAGAAAATGGCAAGATAGTTGTTGGCGGTAATATTGCAACTAGTGGTCCAATCAGTACAACTAATCTAGGTGGAACACGCATAGATTTATTTCGAGAAAATAACGCACCTGATACAACTAAATCTTTAGCAGATACTAATAAAACCACCTCAAATAACTCAAATGACATTGCCTATAACACTCAAGCCTATGCTCAACGCATAGACTTATTAGTGAAGGCACAACTTAACAATGCTGCTACTACTGATCCCCAAGAAATCAAAACTAATATAACCAACCGGACTCTAAACGATCCAAGTTTAGATGCGACTAAAGTACGTAAGGAAGAATTAGAAAACTGGTTTCGTAAGCGTACTAGGCGTGTACCATTTAGAGAAGTTCCTTATGGTACTTCTGGTATTGAAAAATCTGCTGGTGTCGATTACACCACAGCAGATGCAGCAACTTTTATGAAAGGTTCTGTTAATACGCTACGTCCAATGGACGCTTGGATTTATCCAACAGATGCTAATACAACACTAACACTCAATACAGCGCAACTACCTACTAGAGATCCAGACGTTGTAGATAATACTCCCGTAATAGAAACACAGTTAGGCGATCGCATCGTATTAGGCAACAACCTGCCTGAACTTATATGGGATAGCACAAAAGGAGACTTTGTAGGAGAGAATGATCCTCAAGCCATCTCCCCTGCGGTGAAGTGGACAGGTAGCACTACCAAAGATCGTACTCGTAGCACTCGCGTTAGACAGTTATCAGATTTAGGGGTAACAGGACGTGATGGTTTTTGGGAGATTTCAGCCGCTTCACCCCGAACTAATATCCTTGATGTGGTCGGTGGGCTGAGGGTGATTACAGGCGCTGGAGTATATAGACCGACAGGTTCTGGGCTACCTACTCGTCCTACACCACCTGATGATCCAAGCACACCAGTGTCGGTAGTCAACGAAAGTGCTGGCACAGTAGTCTGGCCTGATAGTATGCCTATGCTTGTACCCGATCCAACCGATCCTCTTGATGCGAGTAAACAAAAACGTGGTGATTTGGTAATGCGTGCCACGGTAGTGTATCACTACAATTTTGATTCCTACAATCCTCTGGCGGCTACACCAGACGATTATCAGACACCTATGGCTTGTGTAAGTAGTTACTATAACCCTACCAATCAGGCAACAGCAACTACAAACACTTACAATGCAAGTGATTTGACAACAGTAGCTGCATCTAACAATGGGATTGTTTACGCTGCTCCCGCGACTACAGCCGCTGGTATAACTAGAGGACAGGCAGTAGATGGCAATGGTTTTTTTGCAGCTGTGACTAACGATGATGATGTTACTAACACTAGCGTAACTTTGCTAGATCGCTTGAAACATCAAGCTAACTTGGTATTTCCCAATGGTCGTCTTGTCAATCCATTACTGCGGCAAGCACTGGCCAAAGCAACAACTAGCAAACTTACTCTCTCTGAGCAATCAGCAATTGATTCTACCATCTGTGCAATCAAAATTGCTGATGGCACTTTGACTAGGAGTACTACCTACGTTCCTGATGGCGCAATCAAAGAAACTGCATTTCTTGATGCCCGACAAATTAAGGCTATAGATAAAGGTGCTGCATTAACTGGAAAATACAATCTGGAAGTTGAACAGCGTCAGCCATTAGAAATTCGTGCCACTACCATAGATTTAAGTCTGCTTCGCACACAAGCAATCGGCGTTGCAGCGGACAAGGAATATCTATTGCCCAATAGCGGCATTATTTATGCATCTCGTGATGATGCTCAAAAAGATCGCAGTGACTCAACAAGTGATAATGTCAGCGCCAGTGACTACAAGCTCGATCCTGAACGCCGACCCAACGCCATTATGTTGATTAATGGCAGTAACTTGAGTCGTCTGACTGATTACAGACCGGAAGAAAAAGGCTTGATTTTAGCAACTGAGCTACCAGCGTATGTTAAAGGCAATTTTAATCTGCACGCTAAACAAGAATTTCTAGGTGGGGATCTTTTAGATCCTAGTGCTAGTAACTACGATACTAAATTTTATACTCGTACTGCGACAAATCGCGATCCTAACTTTGCTTGTCGGCCTAATGACTCTAGACTACCTAATTGCACAACAGGCGAAACTTGGCGACCAGCATCAGTAATTGCCGATGCTGTCACCTTGCTGTCTAGTAACTTCCGCGAAGGTTTCCGCAATGAGGGTGATTACGACTTGCGAAATAACCACCAAGTGAGTGATGCTGACACCGTATTGAATCGATTGAAGGCAGGCTTTTGGAATAACAACTTTGTTACTTCATCTAACTTCTTCACTTCATCTAATGATGATACGTACTACAAAGGGACTCCCACTGCTACTGACTCAGTAAACTTTAACAGTTCTTATTTGAACAATTTCGTCACGCCCATTCAACGACGAGGGAGTTTCCCAGAGTATGTAATGGAAATGTGCTTCAAAATACCAGTTTCAGAATGTACAGAAACTGATTGGTATATTGGTTACGATGGCGATAGATCAATAAAATCTCATAATCTTCCAGCAAATGCACAGCTTACCAAACTCTTAGCTGGTACAACTGCCCAATCAGCAAACGTTGATTTTAGAAGATTTGCCCGCCGGGTTGCGTTCAAACGAGATATTAATGGTAAGTTGCTTACTAGCGGTGGTGCTGTCATAACTAGTGCAAATATCAGTCAAACTGGCTATACTCCCGTTGCATTAGGCATAACAACAGTAGGAGGAGTTAAAGTAGTAGCTCAATTTAATGATGGCAGCCTACCCGAACCAGCAAATAATGCTCTCTGGTTTGCAACCACGAAAGATATTAATACTACTAAGCCACCAGGATTCAGCGGCAGCGATATAATCTACAAAAATAACATTCGTCTATTTTACAGGTATCCCCAAGTACCAGCTTCTTTGCTTTCTACGTTTAGGGATTTTCCTGGAAGCACGACAACATTCACAAGAGATGGATCTTTTCAACCACTATTAGAGCCTGTATTGCAATTACAGGTAACAACCACAGATCCTGACGATACTGAAAAGACTTACACCGCTATAGCATCATCGTCTAGTTTTGTTAAAAATACTAGATGGTTGTCTCAGGCAAGTGAAACAACTTTTAATCTAGTAATTGCTTCTGGTGACACTCCTGCTCGTGTGAATTCAATTAGCGGGGGTTCAACTCCAACTACCTACGAAATTAACGGGGGTTTGCATAACTTTGTGCGCTTCTTAGAAAACTGGAATGGGATTAATGCCAATATCAACGGTTCATTCATCCAATTCAAACGCAGTATCTATGCTAGCGCACCATTCCAAGTTCTCGTCAGACCAGGATCAACAACTGTTGCTGCAACCTCTTCTACCCCTAGCGCTCTTTCCTCTACTGCCAATATTGACAGTATATTTTTCAGAACTCTCTTTTCTACAAGACCTGGTTACACATCAGATAGTACTTTCACTACTAATGGTGCTGGGGAAGCGCCTTATTATATGCCTCCTAACCGTAACTGGGGTTTTGATGTGGCGTTATTGGCACAAAACCCCGACTTGTTTGCCCAGCGCTTTGTAACTCCAGCAACAGATCCTCCGAATGAATACTTCAGAGAAGTAGGCCGGGATGACCTTTGGGTGAAAACTTTGTTGTGTTCTGTCCAAACTCAAGCAGCGGATGGGTTTGATACTGCGGACACTAGTTACTTTGGCAGCGGTTTCAAATTTGCGCTACCTGCAACTGAACGTCCTACTAACTGCCAACTCCAACCATCCTAA
- the hpsE gene encoding hormogonium polysaccharide biosynthesis glycosyltransferase HpsE, whose amino-acid sequence MTDNLDFTVAIPTYNGESRLPELLERLHNQLHTENLSWEIIVVDNNSTDNTAKVVQTYQKDWQCPNPLKYCFEPKQGAAYARKRAVAEAKGRLIGFLDDDNYPVSNWVAAAYAFGEKYPKAGAYGSQIHPDWEVAPPENFKRIAPFLAITERGNLPLLYEASKKLLPPSAGLVVRKQAWLESVPDKSILTGRVKGNMLTSEDLEMLSYIQKSGWEIWYNPEMEISHKIPKSRLQKDYLIPFFRGIGLSRCVTRMVNIKQIYRPFALLSYMINDLRKITLHLLKYRTNVKDDLVAACEMELFLSSFISPFYLWKNGYFKK is encoded by the coding sequence ATGACTGATAACCTTGACTTTACTGTAGCTATCCCAACTTATAACGGTGAAAGTCGTTTGCCTGAACTACTAGAACGACTACACAACCAACTTCACACCGAAAATTTATCTTGGGAAATTATAGTTGTAGATAATAACAGCACTGATAATACAGCTAAAGTTGTTCAAACCTATCAAAAAGATTGGCAATGTCCTAACCCTTTAAAGTATTGTTTTGAACCAAAACAAGGCGCAGCTTATGCTCGAAAAAGGGCAGTTGCAGAAGCTAAAGGTAGACTCATAGGTTTTCTAGATGATGACAACTACCCAGTATCAAATTGGGTGGCAGCAGCTTATGCTTTTGGTGAAAAATATCCCAAAGCAGGAGCTTATGGCAGCCAAATTCACCCAGACTGGGAAGTAGCACCACCGGAAAACTTTAAGCGAATTGCTCCATTTTTAGCAATTACAGAGCGGGGGAATCTACCACTATTATATGAAGCATCTAAAAAACTACTACCCCCTTCTGCCGGACTTGTTGTTCGTAAACAAGCATGGTTAGAAAGTGTACCCGATAAGTCTATTTTAACTGGTAGAGTTAAAGGCAATATGCTCACTAGTGAAGATTTAGAAATGTTGTCTTATATTCAAAAATCAGGATGGGAAATCTGGTATAACCCAGAAATGGAGATATCACACAAAATACCAAAATCGCGTTTGCAAAAAGATTATTTGATTCCATTTTTTAGAGGAATTGGACTTAGCCGTTGTGTAACTAGAATGGTAAATATAAAACAAATATATAGACCATTTGCTCTTTTGTCTTATATGATAAATGACTTACGTAAAATCACATTACACTTACTAAAATATCGAACTAATGTAAAAGATGATTTAGTCGCTGCTTGCGAGATGGAACTTTTTTTAAGTAGTTTTATTAGTCCATTTTATCTTTGGAAAAATGGATACTTCAAAAAATAA
- the hpsE gene encoding hormogonium polysaccharide biosynthesis glycosyltransferase HpsE yields MTELTSENLDISVAIPAYNGAIRLPKILDKLLTQTAVEHLSWEIIVVDNNSSDNTFEIIQNYQKMYNGNCHLRYFLEPEQGAAFARLRAVREAKGQLIAFLDDDNLPAPDWLSEAYTFGLEHPQAGAWSGQIHGDFEVNPPENFERIQAFLAIREHGSNPYLFDADNLRLPPGAALVVRKQVWCENVPQRPNLSGKLPGILVQGDDYEPLLYIHYAGWQIWYNPTMHTYHQIPHWRLERDYLLTLARGCGLCIFQLSLINTKNWQKPIVFMKTILGNLRRVLHHRIHYRGKLKSNLIALFEMEFYLASMMSPFYYLKSNLRKGLKNKLAL; encoded by the coding sequence ATGACTGAATTAACATCTGAAAATTTAGATATTAGCGTAGCCATTCCTGCATACAATGGAGCAATCCGTTTACCTAAAATTTTGGATAAGCTATTAACCCAGACAGCAGTAGAACACCTTAGCTGGGAAATTATTGTTGTGGATAATAATAGTTCTGATAATACATTTGAAATTATCCAGAATTACCAAAAAATGTATAATGGAAACTGTCATTTAAGATATTTTTTAGAACCCGAACAAGGAGCAGCTTTTGCTAGATTGCGAGCAGTACGTGAAGCTAAGGGGCAGCTAATTGCATTTTTAGATGATGATAATTTACCTGCTCCTGATTGGTTATCAGAAGCATATACTTTTGGATTAGAGCATCCTCAAGCAGGTGCTTGGAGTGGACAGATTCATGGTGATTTTGAAGTAAACCCACCAGAAAATTTTGAAAGAATTCAAGCTTTTTTAGCTATCAGAGAACATGGTTCAAATCCATATTTATTTGACGCAGATAATTTAAGACTTCCTCCTGGTGCAGCGCTTGTTGTTCGGAAACAGGTATGGTGTGAAAATGTACCACAGCGACCTAATTTAAGTGGGAAGCTGCCTGGTATTTTGGTACAGGGTGATGACTATGAACCATTGCTTTACATACATTATGCAGGCTGGCAAATTTGGTATAACCCTACCATGCACACTTATCATCAGATACCACATTGGCGACTTGAAAGAGATTATCTCTTAACTCTGGCACGCGGTTGTGGCTTGTGTATTTTCCAGTTAAGCTTGATAAATACTAAAAATTGGCAAAAACCAATAGTGTTTATGAAAACTATTTTAGGTAATTTACGCCGAGTATTACATCATCGTATTCATTATAGAGGGAAATTGAAAAGTAATTTAATTGCACTTTTTGAAATGGAATTTTACTTGGCTAGTATGATGAGTCCTTTTTACTACTTAAAATCTAATTTGCGCAAAGGATTAAAAAATAAATTAGCCCTATAA
- a CDS encoding prepilin-type N-terminal cleavage/methylation domain-containing protein: protein MPNILSLKLLDSFQLHSRKTKLKQQYLANRPSTNGYNQQDAGFSLIELIVVLLLVGILAAIAAPGWAAFVNRQRINKVNDAVFAALQEAQREAKTKKLNYSVSFQRNSTTQNIEVAIYRADAAIGTWTWKPLAADVGANSDKFLLGGNLSGENIANTTINSPVSYPLSTSAKITFDYMGVLTLPNNFGTVPAGTEPPGLKIVVAVPSSANFTLPSSVKRCVIVKTLLGSMLAAKDDKCS, encoded by the coding sequence ATGCCGAATATTCTTAGTTTAAAACTCTTAGATTCTTTCCAGTTGCACAGCCGAAAAACAAAGCTAAAGCAGCAATATTTAGCAAATAGACCCTCTACTAATGGCTACAATCAACAAGATGCTGGATTTAGTCTTATAGAGTTAATAGTAGTACTGCTGCTAGTAGGAATTTTAGCAGCGATCGCAGCTCCTGGTTGGGCTGCCTTTGTAAATCGGCAACGGATAAATAAGGTTAACGACGCCGTTTTCGCCGCACTGCAAGAAGCACAACGCGAAGCTAAAACCAAAAAACTTAACTACAGTGTCAGTTTTCAGAGAAATAGCACAACCCAAAATATAGAGGTTGCTATTTATCGTGCCGATGCTGCAATCGGCACATGGACATGGAAACCCTTAGCGGCCGATGTGGGAGCCAATTCTGATAAATTTTTGTTGGGCGGAAATCTTAGTGGGGAAAACATTGCTAATACTACTATTAATTCTCCTGTATCCTATCCTTTAAGTACATCAGCAAAAATTACTTTTGACTATATGGGAGTTCTAACTCTGCCAAATAACTTTGGAACAGTGCCAGCAGGTACAGAGCCACCTGGGTTAAAAATAGTGGTAGCTGTACCAAGTTCTGCAAATTTTACATTGCCTAGTAGTGTAAAGCGATGTGTCATTGTAAAAACTCTCTTAGGCTCAATGCTGGCAGCAAAAGATGATAAATGCAGTTAA
- the hpsB gene encoding hormogonium polysaccharide secretion pseudopilin HpsB has product MNPRQLKELSAQSNESGFTIIESLVAILVVAILLVAIAPVLVMSTATRVQAKRVELATGAAKAFIDAIKSKTISDPTITVTLTASTSRNVSSSSSDYLLSSTSAPTASTGLYCFNKNGSLANPNCTSDLFYIQAIRVAVTDSDADKGQGYRLGVRVYRSDAEFGTLTSGSSGKTAATFTGGLGDRKAPLVEMTTEIVRGQSSYSALCDRLGGCQP; this is encoded by the coding sequence ATGAACCCACGCCAACTAAAAGAATTATCTGCCCAGTCTAACGAGTCTGGTTTTACGATCATTGAGTCGCTTGTGGCGATCCTTGTGGTTGCCATTTTGCTAGTAGCGATCGCACCTGTCCTAGTCATGTCAACTGCAACCCGTGTACAAGCTAAACGGGTGGAATTGGCAACAGGAGCAGCTAAAGCCTTTATTGATGCTATCAAGTCCAAAACAATCTCAGATCCGACAATCACCGTTACACTGACTGCTAGCACAAGTAGAAATGTATCCAGTTCAAGCAGTGACTATTTATTGAGTAGTACGTCAGCTCCTACTGCTAGCACTGGTTTGTATTGCTTTAACAAAAATGGTAGCCTTGCTAATCCCAACTGTACTAGCGATCTATTTTACATTCAGGCTATTCGCGTTGCTGTCACAGATAGCGACGCTGATAAAGGTCAAGGCTATCGTTTGGGAGTTCGGGTATATCGTTCAGATGCTGAATTTGGTACCTTAACTTCGGGTAGCAGTGGAAAAACAGCAGCAACATTCACTGGGGGACTAGGCGATCGCAAAGCACCACTAGTAGAAATGACAACTGAAATTGTCAGGGGTCAAAGTTCGTATAGCGCTTTGTGCGATCGCCTTGGTGGTTGTCAACCATAA
- a CDS encoding glycosyltransferase — translation MINYSQDLPKTSVIIPAYNSENTIHHTIQSVLNQTLSDLELIVINDGSEDSTLDVVKQIKDPRIKIFSYTNAGGNVSRNRGLQLAVGEFVSFLDADDLWTPDKLQSQLKALQENATATVAYSWTDYINENGEIVLSGTHVTANGDVYEKLLLANFLENGSNPLIRREALIKLGGFDESLSAAQDWDMWLRLACQFDFVCVPSVQILYRISANSVSSNLVRQEKACLQVLERAYKERPLALKNTWNLSLTNLYKYLTCKALQKPFNRQKALTAAKFLWNYVLNNSSRLQRINFTLKLLLKIFIILLMPTLFDNIINQREVKS, via the coding sequence ATGATTAACTATAGTCAAGATTTGCCGAAAACTTCTGTAATTATCCCCGCTTATAATAGTGAAAATACTATTCATCATACAATTCAATCTGTTCTAAATCAAACTTTGAGTGACCTAGAATTAATTGTAATTAATGATGGTTCAGAAGACTCAACTTTAGATGTTGTTAAACAAATTAAAGATCCCCGAATAAAAATATTTTCCTATACCAATGCTGGCGGAAATGTTAGTCGTAACCGAGGTCTACAGCTTGCAGTTGGAGAATTTGTGAGTTTCTTAGATGCGGATGATCTTTGGACACCTGATAAGCTTCAGTCTCAATTAAAGGCTCTGCAAGAAAATGCTACTGCGACAGTTGCTTACAGTTGGACTGATTATATTAATGAAAATGGTGAAATAGTACTCTCTGGTACACACGTTACAGCCAATGGAGACGTTTATGAAAAGTTATTGTTGGCAAACTTTTTAGAGAATGGCTCCAATCCTTTGATTCGTAGAGAAGCTTTAATCAAATTGGGTGGATTTGATGAATCTCTAAGTGCTGCTCAAGATTGGGATATGTGGTTGCGATTAGCTTGCCAGTTTGATTTTGTATGCGTACCATCTGTACAAATATTGTACAGAATAAGTGCTAATTCAGTTTCTTCTAATCTTGTAAGGCAAGAAAAAGCTTGTTTGCAGGTGCTTGAAAGAGCATATAAGGAAAGACCTTTAGCACTTAAGAATACTTGGAATCTAAGTCTGACAAATTTATATAAATATCTGACATGCAAAGCGCTACAAAAGCCGTTTAATCGACAAAAAGCTTTAACTGCGGCTAAATTTTTATGGAATTATGTTCTGAATAATTCTTCAAGGCTTCAGCGTATAAATTTCACTTTAAAATTATTATTAAAAATTTTCATAATCCTTTTAATGCCTACGCTATTCGACAATATTATTAACCAACGCGAAGTTAAAAGCTAA